From a region of the Suncus etruscus isolate mSunEtr1 chromosome 11, mSunEtr1.pri.cur, whole genome shotgun sequence genome:
- the LOC126021825 gene encoding CHRNA7-FAM7A fusion protein isoform X2, protein MQQCQLKFGSWSYGGWSLDLQMQEADLSGYIPNGEWDLVGIPGKRSEKFYECCKEPYPDVTFTVTIRRRTLYYGLNLLIPCVLISALALLVFLLPADSGEKISLGITVLLSLTVFMLLVAEIMPATSDSVPLIAQYFASTMIIVGLSVVVTVIVLQYHHHDPDGGKMPKWTRIILLNWCAWFLRMKRPGEDKVRPACQHRAPRRCSLASVEMSAVAAGPPTANGNLLYIGFRGLEGVHCAPTPDSGVVCGRLACSPAHDEHLLHGGPAPDGDPELAKILEEVRYIASRFRCQDESEAVSSEWKFAACVVDRLCLMAFSVFTIICTIGILMSAPNFVEAVSKDFA, encoded by the exons ATGCAGCAGTGCCAGCTCAAGTTCGGCTCCTGGTCCTACGGAGGCTGGTCGCTGGACCTGCAGATGCAGGAGGCTGACCTCAGCGGCTACATCCCCAACGGCGAGTGGGACCTTGTGG GGATCCCGGGCAAGCGGAGCGAGAAGTTCTACGAATGCTGCAAGGAGCCATACCCAGATGTCACCTTCACTGTGACCATCCGCCGCAGGACCCTCTACTATGGCCTCAATTTGCTCATCCCCTGTGTGCTCATCTCAGCCCTGGCCCTCCTGGTCTTCCTGCTTCCAGCCGATTCCGGGGAGAAAATCTCCCTCG GGATCACCGTCCTGCTCTCACTCACTGTCTTCATGCTCCTGGTGGCAGAGATCATGCCGGCGACCTCGGACTCAGTGCCCTTGATCG CTCAGTACTTCGCCAGCACCATGATCATTGTGGGCCTCTCGGTGGTGGTGACGGTCATCGTGCTGCAGTACCACCACCATGACCCTGACGGTGGCAAGATGCCCAAGTGG ACCCGGATCATCCTCCTGAACTGGTGCGCCTGGTTCCTGCGCATGAAACGCCCGGGCGAGGACAAGGTGCGGCCGGCCTGCCAGCACAGGGCCCCCCGGCGCTGCAGCTTGGCCAGCGTGGAGATGAGCGCGGTGGCCGCGGGCCCCCCGACGGCCAACGGGAACCTGCTGTACATCGGCTTCAGGGGGCTGGAGGGCGTGCACTGCGCCCCGACGCCCGACTCCGGCGTGGTGTGCGGCCGCCTGGCCTGCTCGCCCGCCCACGACGAGCACCTGCTGCACGGGGGGCCCGCGCCCGACGGGGACCCCGAGCTGGCCAAGATCCTGGAGGAGGTGCGGTACATCGCCAGCCGCTTCCGCTGCCAGGACGAGAGCGAGGCCGTGAGCAGCGAGTGGAAGTTCGCGGCCTGCGTGGTCGACCGCCTGTGCCTCATGGCCTTCTCCGTCTTCACCATCATCTGCACCATCGGCATCCTCATGTCCGCGCCCAACTTCGTGGAGGCCGTGTCCAAAGACTTCGCCTGA